Genomic window (Puniceicoccus vermicola):
CTCGCGGTGTTCGTAAAAAACCCGGATGATGCGCGACATGTTGATCCCTTTCCGGTCCGCGTTGAGGCTGACTCCCCCGAAGATGGAGGCCTCGAGAGTCGTGATGCTACCATCGTCCATCCGGAAACGCAGTGGCAGCCGGAAGTTCGACGAGCCGACTTCCTGAATGGCCACGCGTGCACCCTGGATCTCGGTCGCACGGAGATTCTGGGTGTCGGGGAGACCCTGGACATATTCTTGGGCAGGCCGGAACGAAGGGTCGAAACCCATTTGCGGTTTTGGCTCAGTGCCGGTGGACGATGCGTCGCTGGAAGACATAACTCGGAGGAATATAGAAACGAAACGTTTCACTATGGCAGGGTTCGCTGAGATGACAAACGGGAAAGACAGTGATTTTTGGAGGGCGGTCGTGGAATCGGTAGCTCCCATGCCAGACATTCAGGTTTTGGGAACGTTTGCCGTGTCAATATATTAAACCAGGTTAAAAAGGTATTGATTGCTGGGTGTGCATGTCGAAGTAGGGGAATGATAGATTCAAGATTTATGCGCAGAATGTTAAATATCATTTACTGCGAATGGCGCAGAGCCGTGGTCTCTCTGCTCGGGAAATCGCGTTTTCCTTGCTCGTTGCGGTAGTTATTCCCAACCTCTGAGACTATGGATCCACGATATGAGGAATTGGCCCGGGGACTCACGGGGTTTTCGGTGAACGTGAAAAAGGGCGAGCATGTCCTGATTGACGCGGGAGGGATTCCGGAGGAGATGGTCATTGCTTTGGTTCGGGAAGTGCGGAAGCGCGGAGGGGTTCCTCATGTTTCTTTGCGGAACGAGCGAGTATCGCGGGAGTTGCTGATTGAGGGCACGAACGATCAATACGGGGCGGATAACGCTTGGGAGCTTTTTCGGATGAAAAAGATGGATGCCTATATTGCTCTGCGCGGATCCGGTAATGTGTTCGAGACGGCTGACATTCCTTCGGAGAAGATGAAGATGTACTCGAAGAAGATGAAGCCGACCCTCGATTATCGGGTGAAAAAGACCAAGTGGTGCATCCTTCGGTGGCCCAATCCGTCGATGGCACAGCAGGCGAAAATGAGCACGGAGGCGTTTCGGGATTTCTATTTCAATGTCTGCACTCTGGATTACGCCAAGATGAAGCCGGGCATGGCGGCGTTGAAGCGCTGGATGGAGAAGACGGACGAGGTTCGGATCAAGGGTCCGGGCACCGATCTGCGATTCTCGATCAAAGGGATCTCGGCGATTCCATGCGGGGGGCAGTTCAATATCCCCGACGGGGAGGTCTTTACCGCGCCGGTGAAAGATTCGGTCGAGGGGACGATCAGTCACAATGCGCCGACCGTTTATCAGGGCGTGGCTTTCGAGAAGATCAGCCTCACCTTCAAAAAAGGGAAAATCGTCGAGGCGACCGGGAGTGACACGAAGCGTCTGAACCAGATTTTGGATTCGGATCCGGGTGCGCGTTACATCGGGGAGTTTGCCATTGGATTCAATCCGCACATTCGGGAGCCCATGGGGGACATTCTTTTCGACGAGAAGATCGACGGCTCTTTCCACTTCACCCCGGGGCAGGCTTATGAGGAGGCCGATAATGGCAATCGCTCTCAAGTCCACTGGGATATGGTCTCGATTCAACGAAAAGAGTTTGGCGGCGGCGAAATCTGGTTCGATGGGAAACTCATACGCAAGGACGGTGTCTTTGTGCCAGCCGGATTGAAGAAATTGAACCGCGAAGCGCTTCTTTGAGCCCCACTGCTGAGGGGAAGTGAACCGAGTTCTCCTCGGCACGGCGGCGAGTCGTGCTGGGGTTGATTGTGTTTGTGGGTTGAGTTTTCGGGCGGATCCGCGAAGCTATGTCTTCATGATTCGCACGATCTCCATTCTGTTTCTCCTCAGTAGCCTAGCCCTTTCCGCGAAAACGCTCGAAGATGTCATTACGCAAGCGCGCGAGTTCGTGGGACCGAACGAGAAGATCGAGTCGATCGATACCCTCCTCTACGAGGGCGTGCTCGTGCCAGAGAATGGAGCGGAGGAGCGTCGGATTTCGCTGCTCTTAAAAAAACCGGCAAGCCAGCGTTTGGAAATCACTCAAGGAGAGAGTCGCATCACGATGGTGGTGAATGATATGGAGGGGTTCATGATGCAGGAGAATCTGGTCAATGGGCAGAAAGGGTTTTCCCCACTTCCGACCGACCAGGTCCGCCGGTTTAAGGCGAACGCGGCCGAGAATCTTTATTTCTTCAAATTCCCCTCCAGCGTACGAGTTCGCTCCAAATATCTGGGAGAGCAGGAGTTTCGCGGACAGCCTGTCGATGCGGTTCGTTTCATTCACTCTGGAGGAGTGCAGTTCTTCCGGTATTTTGATCCGGAGACGGGTGAACTTCTTGGAACGGAAACGGATACCGGGACCATCAATACCGAAGAGGGCGCGATTCAAGTGGATGGGCTCCGGTTCTCCGATAAGGTCCTTTCCTTTGAAGGCGACGAACTCGCGCACACCATCACCTTCGACAAGATCGAGGTGAATCCGGAAGTGCCGGAAGGCGCCTTTACCTTTCCGGAGTGAGCGCTTGGCCATTGAGCCGGCGAGTGGACTGAGGGGGTAAATTTTTTGTCGACGGGGGTTCCGGCGTAGCTCTCCACTTGTCAAAGCAAGGCAACCTGCTAGTTTGCTCGAGTGAAGGTAATTACAATGGATGCCGCCCGGGCAGCGGGCGCAGTCAAACGGTTCCAAGAATCCGTATCATTTTCGGTCGAAACATCCGCGGCCGTGCGTCCGGTGCTGGAAGAAATTCAGGCCAAGGGAGACGCCGCGGTTTTGGATTTCACCGAACGCTTTGACGGTGTGCGGTTGGACCGGAGGAAGCTACGGGTGACGGCCGAGGAAATGGCCGCAGGCTGGAAGCGTCTCTCCGCTTCGGAGAAAAAGGCGATTCGCCACTCGATTCGGGCGATCCGGGATTACCATCGCAAATGCTTGCCCAAGGGCTGGTCCGGCAAGAATGCTGAAGGCATGACCGTCGGCGAACGGTTTTATCCGCTGAAGCGAGTCGGGCTCTACGTGCCTGGAGGACGGGTTCCGCTGGTCTCGACCGTTTTGATGACGGTAGTCCCGGCCCAGGTAGCTGGTGCTGAGGAGATTGCCCTCTGCACTCCTCCACAGAAGGATGGGTCGGTGGCCGATGGGTTGCTGGGTGCTTTTCACGCTCTCGGGTTGAGTGAAGTGTATCGGATCGGGGGAGCCCAAGCGATTGGAGCGATGGCTTACGGGACGCGGACGATTCCCGCCGTGGACATGGTTGCGGGTCCGGGGAATGCGTTTGTCATGGAAGCCAAACGCCAGGTCTATGGGCAGGTCGGGATCGACTTGTTGCCCGGGCCGAGCGAAGTGATGGTGATTGCCGACGAGGGTGCCAATCCCGCCTGGGTCGCGGCCGATCTCCTCTCGCAGGCTGAACACGGCACGGGCAAGGAGAAGATCTACCTCGCGGTGCCGAGCAAAGACCTTTGGAAAAAGATCAAGGCCGAGCTGAAGGACCAGCTAGCGGGTATCGAGAATTCCGAGACGATGGAGAAGATTCTTAAAAATCGTTTCCTCATCGGTGTGTATCGCTCAGACGAAGACGTAACGGCATTCGCCAACGCAGTGGCGCCGGAACACTTGGAGCTGCAGGTTGCTCCGGGAAAAATTGCTTCGTTGAGCCGGGACATCACGACCGCAGGAGCCATTCTGCAAGGCTATCACACTCCGACGGTGTTGGGGGACTTTGTGGCCGGACCGAGTCACACGCTTCCAACTGACGGGACAGGACGTTTCTCGGGAGGTTTGCAGGCCATTGATTTTATGAGGCGGTCGAGTTTTGTTCGTTCCACGGCCAAGGCGAATCGGACGGTCTTGCCGACGGTTGAGGCCTTTGGTGAGATGGAATCTCTGCCAGTGCACACGGCCTCGCTACGGTGTCGGGTCGATTCGGAGGAACAGTCATGAGTGAGATGAGCGATATTTCTTCTCTGGCAACGCCGAAGGTTCTCGCGGTGGATCCTTATGTTCCGGGAGCCCAGATCAATGAATCCGGGTGGGTGAAGCTGAACACGAATGAGAGCCCCTTTCCGCCGAGCCCGATGGTCATCGAAGCGGCGCAGGCCGAGGTGGAGAAGGCGACTTTGTATCCAGATCCCCCCGCTCGCAAGCTGCGCGCCCAGGTGGCCTCACACTTTGGGGTCGAACCGACTCAGGTGATCGCCGGAAATGGGTCAGACGATATCCTCAATCTGCTGATCCGGGTCTTCAGTGATGGCGAGCGGAAGGCCGGGGCCATGGAGCCCAGTTATTCGCTCTACCCGGTGTTGGCCTCCGCCAATGGATCGGCGTGGGAGAATGTACCTTTCGAAGAGCCGTTTCGTTTGCCGGTGGAAGCTATTCTCGCTGGTGGATTTAATCTCTTTTTCCTCACCTGTCCCCACGCGCCCTCGGGAGTGGTCTTTCCCATGGCGGAGATTGAGGAGTTGGCTGAGCGCTTTGAGGGAATCCTCGTGGTGGACGAGGCCTATGGGGATTTTTCCGGGGGCAGTGTAGTTTCGTTGGTGAAGCGTTTTCCGAAGCTTTTTGTGACCCGGACCTTCTCGAAGTCATTTGGGTTGGCTGGTTTGCGGGTCGGTTTTGGTATCGGTTCCGAAGAGGTGGTGGGACTGCTCGATCGGATCCGGGATTCCTATAACCTGGATCGGGTGGCGCAGGCTGCCGGAGTCGCGGCCCTCAAGGATTGGGGATATTACGAAGCGACCATAGGGAAGACGACCTACATCCGGGACTTTTATCGGCGTGAGTTTGAAACAATGGGGTGGAAGGTCTATCCGTCGCAGGCGAATTTTCTGTTTGTGCGTCCCGAAAAGGTGGACGGCGAATGGGGACCCGAGGTTGCGGAGTCGCTCTTTTCCTTTCTGAAGGCGAACAAAGTCCTGGTTCGGTACTTCGGAAGCCACGCCTTGACTCGGGATTTCCTGAGAATCAGTATCGGCGATGAGGATCAAATGATGGTCCTCTGGGACACTATTATAGAATGGCGGAGCAAAGAATAGCAGCGCGGAAGCGCGAGACGGCCGAAACGCAGATTTCAGCTGAGTGGAACCTCGATGGAACGGGTCAGGCCGAGATCGATACGGGGGTGCCGTTTTTCGATCATATGCTCACGCTGTTTACTGTGCATGGGCTTTTTGATCTGAAGATCGAAGCCGAGGGCGACATCGATGTGGATTACCACCACTTGGTAGAGGATCTGGGCATCGTGCTCGGGGACTGCTTCCATGAAGCCGTCGGGGACAAGGCTGGGATTCGCCGCTATGGATTCTTTTACCTGCCGATGGATGAGTCGTTGGTGCGGGTCGCTGTGGATGTGAGTAATCGGCCTTGGCTCGATTACGATTTGCCGGCGTCGCCGGGATTCGTGAAAGACTTCAATGTCGGTCTTTTCCGGGAATTTTTCCAAGGATTTGTCAATCAGTCGCGGATCAATCTTCATATCCGCCGGGAAGCGGGTATTGAGCCGCACCACTTGGCAGAGGCCGCTTTTAAAGGTACGGCCCGGGCTCTCGACGAAGCGACTCAGATCGATCCACGGCGCGGCGGTAAGGTGGCGTCGACGAAGGGTACCTTAAACGGGTAAATCTGTTCCCGAGGAAGTTCTTGGGAGCTTTCTCTTATCTCTGAGATTGGCTAGGGGCTATCCCGGACAGGGGTAGTCTCCTGCGGACGACCTGCGTGGTGGTCCGCTTCGTCGGCTGAGTTCCGCGTAGGAACCCTTATCGGGGCATGACGAAGTTCGGCTGCGAGGAGTTGCCGAAGCGCTGCGAATGCAGTGGGGCCGACGATCCCGTCTCGGTGTCGAGAATGTAGAGCCGGGTGTTGCCGCCTTCGCGGGCGGTGAAAATGAGGTGGCGCCCGTCATTGAGCCATGCGGGTTCGATGGCATCCCCGGAGCGAGTGGTGAGGAATTTGCTTTTGCCTGAGCCAGTGTCGTACAGGGCGAGCTGGAAACCTCCCGATTCGGCGGCCGT
Coding sequences:
- a CDS encoding aminopeptidase, which gives rise to MDPRYEELARGLTGFSVNVKKGEHVLIDAGGIPEEMVIALVREVRKRGGVPHVSLRNERVSRELLIEGTNDQYGADNAWELFRMKKMDAYIALRGSGNVFETADIPSEKMKMYSKKMKPTLDYRVKKTKWCILRWPNPSMAQQAKMSTEAFRDFYFNVCTLDYAKMKPGMAALKRWMEKTDEVRIKGPGTDLRFSIKGISAIPCGGQFNIPDGEVFTAPVKDSVEGTISHNAPTVYQGVAFEKISLTFKKGKIVEATGSDTKRLNQILDSDPGARYIGEFAIGFNPHIREPMGDILFDEKIDGSFHFTPGQAYEEADNGNRSQVHWDMVSIQRKEFGGGEIWFDGKLIRKDGVFVPAGLKKLNREALL
- the hisD gene encoding histidinol dehydrogenase, with protein sequence MKVITMDAARAAGAVKRFQESVSFSVETSAAVRPVLEEIQAKGDAAVLDFTERFDGVRLDRRKLRVTAEEMAAGWKRLSASEKKAIRHSIRAIRDYHRKCLPKGWSGKNAEGMTVGERFYPLKRVGLYVPGGRVPLVSTVLMTVVPAQVAGAEEIALCTPPQKDGSVADGLLGAFHALGLSEVYRIGGAQAIGAMAYGTRTIPAVDMVAGPGNAFVMEAKRQVYGQVGIDLLPGPSEVMVIADEGANPAWVAADLLSQAEHGTGKEKIYLAVPSKDLWKKIKAELKDQLAGIENSETMEKILKNRFLIGVYRSDEDVTAFANAVAPEHLELQVAPGKIASLSRDITTAGAILQGYHTPTVLGDFVAGPSHTLPTDGTGRFSGGLQAIDFMRRSSFVRSTAKANRTVLPTVEAFGEMESLPVHTASLRCRVDSEEQS
- the hisC gene encoding histidinol-phosphate transaminase yields the protein MSEMSDISSLATPKVLAVDPYVPGAQINESGWVKLNTNESPFPPSPMVIEAAQAEVEKATLYPDPPARKLRAQVASHFGVEPTQVIAGNGSDDILNLLIRVFSDGERKAGAMEPSYSLYPVLASANGSAWENVPFEEPFRLPVEAILAGGFNLFFLTCPHAPSGVVFPMAEIEELAERFEGILVVDEAYGDFSGGSVVSLVKRFPKLFVTRTFSKSFGLAGLRVGFGIGSEEVVGLLDRIRDSYNLDRVAQAAGVAALKDWGYYEATIGKTTYIRDFYRREFETMGWKVYPSQANFLFVRPEKVDGEWGPEVAESLFSFLKANKVLVRYFGSHALTRDFLRISIGDEDQMMVLWDTIIEWRSKE
- the hisB gene encoding imidazoleglycerol-phosphate dehydratase HisB is translated as MAEQRIAARKRETAETQISAEWNLDGTGQAEIDTGVPFFDHMLTLFTVHGLFDLKIEAEGDIDVDYHHLVEDLGIVLGDCFHEAVGDKAGIRRYGFFYLPMDESLVRVAVDVSNRPWLDYDLPASPGFVKDFNVGLFREFFQGFVNQSRINLHIRREAGIEPHHLAEAAFKGTARALDEATQIDPRRGGKVASTKGTLNG